A single window of Ignavibacteriales bacterium DNA harbors:
- a CDS encoding T9SS type A sorting domain-containing protein, with amino-acid sequence MRTIKICLIVIVFSNSIFAQAVGQWKIYSDMKSINDAVVTSSGVWAATQGAAFKFNSADSSFSVLTKADGLNSQALTAIAVDNKDRIWIGSQEGYINILDTKDNSLQKIIDISNSNKTLKQINGILVKGDSVYVSFDFGLAIIDAKTISFIDSFLKLGNFPAESKVISTYKSTLVYAVTQYGVAIQKAGAQNLSVPESWDTYYLSSFLPSFPSPSASRVLEFNGQILLATSRGVFQLINKSWQPSAFQESNVSDMVVSGNSLFVITPHELYKYSAGQSTLLYQNSAATFNTIKVAADQTIYISSTQGLIEIKNSKVRTLYPNGPAGNLFVNLSVDPSGNLWVATGKNNTGKGFFKFDGSVWKVFDRTNYPILPSNDYYNVYAAPDSSIYLCNWGNGLAILKNEKIDTITTYNSTLVGYYKNPLYLAVPDCKTDSKGNLWILNTQSASQKPLSVLTKQNNWINFSFSNPQLTQGDNVEKLVIDQYDTKWFTVTVTGSRFGLYYFNENKTLDDLTNDTQGFLNSANGLLSDLITALAIDQRGYLWVGTNVGLNVIIDPSKPKVTSNLGLALRNQTVTCIAIDPLDQKWIGTTQGVFVLSSDGIQLLHQYDSNNSPLPNDEIKSIAFDAKNGIAYIGTDFGLAALQTSSIQPLQSFSEIFVYPNPFILNDGTTSLTIDGLIGNSSIKIFSISGKLINEFDSPGGKIAFWDGKDLNGNPVPTGIYIIAAYDQEANNVKTSKVAVVRK; translated from the coding sequence ATGCGGACAATTAAAATCTGCTTGATTGTCATTGTATTCAGCAATTCTATTTTTGCTCAAGCTGTAGGACAATGGAAAATTTATTCTGATATGAAAAGTATTAACGACGCGGTGGTTACTTCATCCGGAGTATGGGCTGCAACTCAAGGTGCTGCTTTCAAATTCAATTCTGCCGACAGTAGCTTTTCGGTCTTAACTAAAGCCGATGGATTGAACAGTCAGGCACTTACTGCAATCGCTGTTGATAATAAAGATAGAATTTGGATTGGCTCGCAAGAGGGATATATCAATATACTTGATACGAAAGACAATTCACTCCAAAAAATAATTGATATTTCTAATTCCAATAAAACTCTAAAACAGATCAATGGAATTCTCGTCAAAGGTGATTCTGTTTACGTATCATTCGATTTCGGTTTAGCAATTATCGACGCCAAAACAATCTCTTTTATTGATTCATTTTTAAAACTGGGTAATTTCCCAGCAGAATCGAAAGTGATAAGTACTTATAAATCAACTTTGGTTTATGCCGTAACTCAATACGGAGTTGCGATACAAAAAGCGGGTGCTCAAAATCTTTCTGTTCCGGAATCATGGGATACATATTATCTCTCATCGTTTTTACCAAGTTTCCCATCTCCTTCAGCTAGCCGAGTTCTTGAATTTAACGGACAGATTTTACTTGCAACTTCACGTGGAGTATTTCAATTAATTAATAAATCATGGCAACCTAGTGCGTTTCAAGAAAGTAACGTAAGTGATATGGTAGTCTCTGGCAATTCGCTTTTCGTTATTACACCGCATGAACTGTATAAATACTCTGCCGGACAATCAACTTTACTTTATCAGAACAGTGCTGCAACATTTAATACTATTAAAGTTGCCGCGGATCAAACAATTTACATTTCATCTACACAAGGACTAATTGAGATTAAAAACAGTAAAGTACGCACATTATATCCTAATGGTCCGGCTGGCAATTTATTTGTGAATCTTTCTGTCGATCCAAGCGGAAATTTGTGGGTTGCAACGGGAAAGAATAATACCGGAAAAGGATTTTTCAAATTTGACGGTAGTGTTTGGAAGGTTTTTGATAGAACTAACTATCCAATACTTCCTTCAAACGATTACTATAATGTTTATGCGGCACCCGATTCTTCAATATATTTGTGCAATTGGGGTAATGGTTTAGCAATACTGAAGAATGAAAAAATAGATACGATTACCACTTACAACAGTACATTAGTCGGATATTATAAGAACCCTCTTTATCTAGCTGTACCAGATTGCAAAACAGATTCAAAAGGAAACTTATGGATTCTAAACACTCAATCAGCATCGCAAAAACCGTTAAGTGTTTTAACAAAGCAGAATAACTGGATTAACTTTTCATTTTCAAATCCGCAACTGACCCAAGGCGATAATGTAGAGAAACTAGTAATTGATCAATATGATACCAAATGGTTTACAGTAACGGTTACTGGTAGCAGATTTGGCTTATATTATTTTAACGAGAATAAAACACTTGATGATCTAACCAATGACACTCAAGGATTTTTAAATTCGGCAAATGGTTTATTGAGCGATCTAATTACCGCGCTTGCTATAGATCAGCGAGGTTATTTGTGGGTAGGAACAAATGTTGGATTAAATGTAATCATAGATCCTTCTAAACCAAAAGTAACAAGCAATCTTGGATTGGCATTGCGCAATCAAACTGTAACATGTATTGCTATCGATCCTCTAGATCAAAAATGGATTGGGACAACTCAAGGTGTTTTCGTCTTATCTTCTGATGGGATTCAACTTCTCCATCAATACGATTCAAATAATTCACCTTTACCAAATGATGAAATAAAGAGTATTGCTTTCGACGCAAAAAATGGAATTGCTTACATAGGAACAGATTTTGGTTTGGCAGCTCTTCAGACATCATCAATTCAACCTTTACAAAGTTTTAGTGAGATATTTGTTTACCCAAATCCGTTCATTCTTAATGATGGTACAACTTCTCTTACAATAGATGGACTTATCGGAAACAGCAGCATCAAAATATTTTCAATCAGCGGTAAATTAATTAATGAATTTGATTCTCCCGGCGGAAAGATTGCATTTTGGGATGGGAAAGATCTGAACGGTAATCCGGTTCCTACAGGAATTTATATAATTGCTGCTTATGATCAGGAAGCAAATAATGTAAAGACTTCCAAAGTTGCCGTAGTTAGGAAATAG
- a CDS encoding PHP domain-containing protein gives MSLKIDLHTHTNYSDGIFTPAELVQKAHKCGLDIISITDHDSINGIKEAVECAKDLGIEIIPGMEISTDVDEKEVHLLAYFIDIENEELLKYLSFFRDERMHRAKRMVQKLKGLGLKITMDDVIDHAQNCAIGRPHIAYTMIELGLIKNYNEAFEKYIGDYGPAFERKIHVSSQSALKLISDAGGLSFIAHPGYMKENLLLNLIKAGIDGIECTHPSHSENQVQFYRGIVNQYCLLESGGSDFHGGKKLDEETLGKFTLGQNQFEAMKKMIQKHNA, from the coding sequence ATGTCTCTTAAAATAGATCTTCACACACACACAAACTATTCGGATGGTATTTTTACACCGGCGGAGTTAGTACAAAAAGCTCATAAGTGCGGTCTTGATATTATTAGTATTACCGATCATGACAGTATAAACGGAATAAAAGAAGCTGTTGAATGCGCAAAAGATTTAGGAATTGAAATTATTCCCGGTATGGAAATCAGCACTGATGTTGATGAAAAAGAAGTTCATCTTCTTGCTTATTTTATTGACATTGAAAATGAGGAACTTCTAAAATATCTTAGTTTCTTTAGAGATGAACGGATGCACCGCGCGAAAAGAATGGTGCAAAAATTAAAGGGCCTTGGTTTGAAAATCACAATGGATGATGTTATTGACCACGCACAAAATTGTGCCATCGGGAGACCGCATATAGCATATACAATGATTGAGCTTGGCTTGATTAAAAACTATAATGAAGCATTCGAAAAATATATCGGAGATTATGGCCCTGCATTTGAGAGGAAAATTCACGTATCTTCGCAGAGTGCTCTTAAACTAATTAGCGATGCAGGCGGATTATCGTTCATAGCGCATCCCGGATATATGAAAGAAAATCTTTTACTGAATTTGATTAAAGCGGGAATTGATGGAATTGAATGTACACATCCGAGTCATAGTGAAAACCAAGTACAATTTTACCGCGGAATAGTGAATCAATATTGTTTGTTGGAATCGGGCGGTTCGGATTTTCACGGCGGTAAGAAATTAGATGAAGAAACTCTTGGTAAATTTACGCTCGGTCAAAACCAGTTTGAAGCAATGAAAAAAATGATTCAAAAACACAACGCATAA
- a CDS encoding Crp/Fnr family transcriptional regulator, whose product MESPKFLSSVPIFSELPDEALDKIEKTGSRKNFKKNEVILMEEESGTALFVIVTGKVKVARSSNDGREVILTILTESDFFGEMAILDGLTRSATVVATEDTELFMLQRNDFMNLLHEHPEISIVLLQELTRRLRAADMKIKALSLKDAEGKVASVLLQLADEVGKIKQGKVEIDKLPLQQDLANMAGTSRETISRTLHSFAKKGLIELEGSKLRILDYEKFKGMFI is encoded by the coding sequence ATGGAATCGCCAAAGTTTTTGTCATCCGTTCCAATTTTTTCCGAACTTCCTGATGAAGCTCTCGATAAGATCGAGAAGACAGGCTCTCGTAAAAATTTCAAAAAAAATGAAGTAATTTTGATGGAAGAAGAATCCGGCACAGCCCTTTTTGTAATTGTTACAGGAAAAGTTAAAGTTGCCAGATCGAGTAATGACGGCCGTGAAGTAATTCTTACAATCCTTACTGAAAGCGATTTCTTCGGTGAGATGGCAATACTGGACGGATTAACACGTTCGGCTACAGTAGTTGCGACAGAAGACACTGAACTTTTTATGTTACAGAGAAACGATTTTATGAATCTGCTTCACGAACATCCCGAGATTTCAATTGTACTACTGCAGGAACTCACAAGAAGATTGCGTGCGGCAGATATGAAAATTAAAGCACTTTCATTGAAAGACGCTGAAGGTAAAGTTGCCTCTGTCCTACTTCAATTGGCCGATGAAGTCGGAAAGATTAAACAAGGTAAAGTTGAAATCGATAAGCTTCCTTTGCAACAAGATTTAGCAAATATGGCAGGAACATCAAGAGAGACAATTTCTAGAACTTTACATTCCTTTGCTAAAAAAGGATTGATCGAATTGGAAGGTTCAAAATTGAGAATCCTGGATTATGAAAAATTCAAAGGAATGTTTATCTAA
- the gap gene encoding type I glyceraldehyde-3-phosphate dehydrogenase translates to MAVKIGINGFGRIGRQIINVLADKGHLGKDVDVVAVVDVSTDAKYFAYQLKYDSVHGKFKGTIGSEKSSTAVEADDVLVVNGNKIKCVMAQKDPSQLPWKDLGVDIVIESTGLFTDSEKAKGHIAAGAKRVLISAPGKGDVKTLVMGVNDNEYDAAKHTIVSNASCTTNCLAPVVYVLLKEGIGIESGLMTTIHSYTATQKTVDGPSKKDWRGGRAAAINIIPSSTGAAKAVGEVLPQTKGKLTGMSFRVPTADVSVVDLTFRSEKDTSIEEIDKLMKKASETYLKGILGYCNEEVVSTDFVHDERSSIYDSLATVGNNLKGEKRFFKVVSWYDNEWGYSCRVVDLLLKMIK, encoded by the coding sequence ATGGCTGTAAAAATCGGTATTAATGGATTTGGAAGAATCGGAAGACAAATTATCAACGTATTGGCAGATAAGGGTCATCTCGGAAAGGATGTCGATGTGGTTGCTGTTGTTGATGTAAGTACGGATGCGAAATATTTTGCTTATCAGTTGAAATACGATTCTGTTCATGGAAAATTTAAAGGAACAATCGGAAGTGAAAAAAGTTCTACCGCTGTTGAAGCAGACGATGTTCTAGTTGTAAATGGTAATAAGATCAAATGCGTTATGGCGCAGAAAGATCCGTCACAATTACCGTGGAAAGATCTGGGTGTTGATATCGTAATTGAATCTACGGGATTATTCACAGATTCAGAAAAAGCAAAGGGACACATTGCTGCAGGTGCAAAAAGAGTATTAATTTCAGCCCCCGGTAAAGGCGATGTTAAAACATTGGTTATGGGTGTCAACGATAATGAATATGATGCAGCAAAGCATACTATTGTTTCCAATGCTTCCTGCACAACAAATTGTTTAGCCCCGGTCGTTTATGTTCTTTTGAAAGAAGGGATCGGTATCGAAAGTGGTTTGATGACTACGATTCATTCTTATACTGCAACTCAAAAGACTGTTGACGGACCATCGAAAAAAGATTGGAGAGGGGGCCGTGCTGCCGCAATTAATATTATCCCATCAAGCACAGGCGCAGCAAAAGCCGTTGGCGAAGTTTTACCTCAAACAAAAGGCAAACTTACCGGTATGTCGTTCCGTGTTCCAACAGCCGATGTATCTGTTGTTGATCTGACTTTCCGTTCAGAAAAAGATACATCAATTGAAGAAATTGATAAGCTTATGAAAAAAGCTTCTGAAACTTATTTAAAAGGAATTCTCGGTTATTGTAATGAGGAAGTTGTTTCAACAGATTTTGTTCATGATGAAAGATCTTCCATCTATGATTCATTAGCGACCGTAGGTAACAATTTGAAAGGCGAGAAAAGATTTTTTAAAGTTGTTTCATGGTATGATAACGAATGGGGTTATTCATGCCGTGTAGTTGATCTATTATTAAAAATGATTAAATAA
- a CDS encoding phosphoglycerate kinase → MKKMSIDKVGLKGKRVLVRVDFNVPLDENLKITDDIRITSALPTIKKIIGDGGRCILMSHLGRPKGGPNPKYSLKPVAVRLGELLDMDVKFAPDCIGDQVKAIVNSLQDGQVLLLENLRFHPEEEKNVPEFAQQLAELGDVYINDAFGSAHRAHASTEGVTKYIKICAAGYLMQKELDYLGEAIANPVRPFTAILGGSKISGKIDVIDNLLPKVDNLLIGGGMAYTFYKALGYEIGSSLLEAEKVDLAKQMLEKFKTSKAKVLLPKDNLVAAEFKNESLSTVVDADKIPSDKMGLDIGPKTIEEFKKIILSSKTIIWNGPMGVFEFDNFANGTDEIAGALAEATKNGSITIIGGGDSAAAIKKAGLDDKVSHVSTGGGASLEFLEGKILPGVEALNDDK, encoded by the coding sequence ATGAAAAAAATGAGTATTGACAAAGTTGGTTTGAAAGGAAAGCGTGTTCTTGTCCGGGTCGATTTTAATGTCCCGCTCGATGAGAATTTGAAAATTACCGATGATATTAGAATTACATCTGCTTTGCCGACTATCAAAAAAATCATTGGTGACGGCGGACGTTGTATTTTGATGAGCCATCTTGGAAGACCAAAGGGAGGTCCGAATCCAAAATATAGTTTGAAACCGGTGGCTGTTCGTCTTGGTGAATTGCTCGATATGGATGTGAAATTTGCGCCTGATTGTATTGGCGATCAGGTAAAAGCAATTGTTAATTCGCTGCAAGACGGTCAAGTATTGCTTCTGGAAAATTTACGATTTCATCCTGAAGAAGAAAAAAATGTTCCTGAATTTGCCCAACAGCTTGCCGAACTTGGTGATGTTTATATTAATGATGCTTTTGGCAGTGCACACCGTGCGCATGCATCCACCGAGGGTGTAACCAAGTATATTAAAATTTGCGCTGCGGGATATTTGATGCAGAAAGAGTTAGACTATCTTGGAGAAGCTATTGCAAATCCGGTTCGTCCATTCACTGCAATTCTCGGCGGGTCTAAAATCTCCGGTAAGATTGATGTAATAGATAATCTACTTCCGAAAGTGGATAATCTTTTAATCGGCGGCGGAATGGCTTATACTTTTTATAAAGCATTGGGATATGAAATTGGATCTTCTCTTCTTGAAGCAGAAAAAGTTGATCTTGCTAAACAGATGCTGGAAAAATTTAAAACTTCCAAAGCAAAAGTATTGTTACCAAAAGATAATTTAGTTGCCGCTGAATTTAAGAATGAATCTCTTTCAACTGTAGTTGATGCGGATAAAATTCCATCAGACAAAATGGGTTTAGATATTGGACCGAAGACAATTGAAGAATTCAAAAAAATAATTCTTTCCAGCAAGACAATTATTTGGAATGGACCGATGGGAGTTTTTGAATTTGATAATTTTGCGAATGGGACTGATGAGATTGCCGGAGCTTTAGCAGAAGCAACCAAAAATGGGTCTATAACAATTATTGGCGGCGGTGATTCTGCTGCTGCAATTAAAAAAGCCGGACTTGATGATAAAGTTTCTCACGTTTCAACAGGAGGCGGTGCTTCCTTAGAATTTCTTGAGGGAAAAATTTTACCCGGCGTTGAAGCATTAAATGATGATAAATAA